A DNA window from Falco naumanni isolate bFalNau1 chromosome Z, bFalNau1.pat, whole genome shotgun sequence contains the following coding sequences:
- the HAUS6 gene encoding HAUS augmin-like complex subunit 6 isoform X2, with protein MESEWEMQHFWLYVRALGFDPGDGDGSSGLGRVAFDTSYTRFLAIAHFIFTKLDQNLAEESLKNCGHSLFFAVPHFWKNYCRRLKEMEDEDEGCVLQIPASVFTFPVGPKLIHMFYQLARCVVIKDLKNDSVGTDAPFAVELSPEYMYMADVRHRVAYNKLLTVFQREDFVLQEYEEKAQILIKERKRIESEYAVLKTQFCKTEQHDQNKTDRTEKIKKVRSMWTLVIEMLASLKKEKEEVDSVLDVLKDCAGQCVLDGANVFSVPRLLCDRVKSDGYQHCTGNIYEAENLNFLTVIKLLNEAQRALRDEHCQCDLSQLLQFTENSIMLCNGLLQNLKANRVKIEQQDLLSTRGSISRKQEDWKVTWENFLGQCPFNLILDQRPVLGLLRALPPCSDVAEEEDEDIDFSPHLFSVSDVCDSVAERRSEKDGGALGTTIDESAAPPTCHPGIPSVPLELSEASENRDLLIGKKLHTETLKGKEEPVPPEILKGERDESAISETWQNADDHVIQRESPVKKEDPLKKFTEELAEAELPFSNILQVAKAVVSESPQGGEEKGTAMEDLVSLLAQNPFLTRKEIPRTPENLFNEIRSSWREATETEGSSDVELAETEVMIEVPVDARLAMQKATDSRFVCSVPASPEPDFDPPLSESKSPLSSMECRPYEQVSGDHIESPVSETSGMQESGERTEAQELKCIVLNKSSVEDPKEHTFQYIKRSMNTEGTGSEHNSRTNVLLSDHCQSSSVRVMHTKPFLVSMSCESAHMGILEETLPELYSAGLNISASSQSDFGTTDSTYVTGGSENHGNAEKPKLDPQSVFSIYEVLEETPSGSEEKLHQTHDGGETVILATENRYGSCGSLNHFCLDEEFTKTPSPESLNEKKNSLSSLLVSCQRLEEMASMVHKIPSDVIRRWKDVCDSVAERRSEKDGGALGTTIDESAAPPTCHPGIPSVPLELSEASENRDLLIGKKLHTETLKGKEEPVPPEILKGERDESAISETWQNADDHVIQRESPVKKEDPLKKFTEELAEAVAKAVVSESPQGGEEKGTAMEDLVSLLAQNPFLTRKEIPRTPENLFNEIRSSWREATETEGSSDVELAETEVMIEVPVDARLAMQKATDSRFVCSVPASPEPDFDPPLSESKSPLSSMECRPYEQVSGDHIESPVSETSGMQESGERTEAQELKCIVLNKSSVEDPKEHTFQYIKRSMNTEGTGSEHNSRTNVLLSDHCQSSSVRVMHTKPFLVSMSCESAHMGILEETLPELYSAGLNISASSQSDFGTTDSTYVTGGSENHGNAEKPKLDPQSVFSIYEVLEETPSGSEEKLHQTHDGGETVILATENRYGSCGSLNHFCLDEEFTKTPSPESLNEKKNSLSSLLVSCQRLEEMASMVHKIPSDVIRRWKDVCDSVAERRSEKDGGALGTTIDESAAPPTCHPGIPSVPLELSEASENRDLLIGKKLHTETLKGKEEPVPPKILKGERDESAISETWQNADDHVIQRESPVKKEDPLKKFTEELAEAIKSS; from the exons GATGAAGATGAAGGCTGTGTTCTACAAATTCCAGCTTCTGTATTTACTTTTCCTGTTGGTCCTAAGCTCATTCACATGTTCTATCAGTTGGCAAGATGTGTAGTGATTAAGGACCTGAAAAATGACTCTGTAG GGACTGATGCACCTTTTGCTGTAGAGTTGAGCCCTGAGTATATGTACATGGCAGATGTAAGACACAGAGTTGCATACAATAAACTTCTGACAGTTTTTCAAAGGGAAGATTTTGTTCTTCAGGAATATGAGGAGAAAGCACA aattttaattaaagaaagaaagcgGATAGAGTCTGAATATGCAGTCCTGAAGACGCAGTTTTGCAA GACAGAACAACAtgaccaaaacaaaactgatagaactgagaaaataaagaag GTCCGCAGTATGTGGACACTTGTAATAGAAATGCTTGCAtctctgaaaaaagaaaaggaagaagtggaTTCTGTACTTGATGTACTTAAAGATTGTGCTGGTCAGTGCGTTTTAGATGGAGCTAATGTTTTCAGTGTTCCCAGGCTGTTGTGTGACAGAGTCAAGAGTGATGGATACCAA CATTGCACAGGAAATATATATGAAGCTGAAAACCTGAATTTCTTAACAGTCATTAAGTTATTAAATGAAGCCCAGAGGGCACTGAGAGATGAACATTGTCAGTGTGATTTAAGTCAGCTGCTTCAGTTCACTGAGAACAGTATTATGCTCTGCAATGGACTACTACAGAATTTGAAAGCGAACAG GGTGAAAATAGAGCAACAGGATCTTTTGTCAACAAGAGGATCTATTTCTAGAAAACAGGAGGACTGGAAAGTGACGTGGGAAAACTTTCTTGGCCAGTGtccttttaatttaatcttAGATCAGCGTCCT gtaCTTGGTTTATTAAGAGCTTTGCCACCTTGTTCTGATGTTGCAGAAGAAGAAGATGAGGATATCGACTTTAGTCcacatctgttttcagtttcag ATGTTTGTGACTCTGTTGCTGAAAGACGTTCTGAGAAGGATGGCGGGGCATTGGGAACTACGATAGATGAGTCAGCAGCACCACCAACATG CCACCCAGGGATCCCTTCAGTGCCTTTGGAGTTGTCAGAAGCATCTGAAAACAGAGACCTGTTAATTGGAAAG AAGTTGCATACTGAAACTttgaaggggaaggaagagccTGTGCCTCCAGAGATCTTAAAAGGTGAAAGGGATGAATCTGCCATTTCAGAAACATGGCAGAATGCAGATGATCACGTTATCCAGAGAGAATCTCCTGTCAAAAAAGAAGACCCTCTTAAGAAATTCACAGAAGAACTGGCAGAAGCG gAGTTGCCCTTCTCTAACATCCTGCAGGTTGCAAAAGCAGTGGTATCTGAGTCGCCTCAGGGTGGTGAAGAAAAAGGAACGGCAATGGAAGATCTCGTTAGCCTACTGGCACAGAACCCATTTTtaacaaggaaagaaattcCCCGAACTCCAGAAAATCTAT TTAATGAAATTAGAAGCTCATGGAGAGAAGCTACTGAGACTGAGGGCTCATCAGACGTAGAGCTGGCCGAAACTGAAGTAATGATAGAAGTGCCAGTGGATGCTAGACTTGCAATGCAGAAGGCAACAGACTCTAGATTTGTGTGCTCTGTCCCTGCATCTCCTGAACCTGACTTCGATCCTCCCTTGTCAGAAAGCAAGTCCCCATTAAGTTCTATGGAATGTAGACCTTACGAGCAGGTGAGCGGAGATCACATTGAATCTCCAGTTTCAGAAACATCGGGAATGCAAGAGAGTGGTGAGAGAACTGAAGCACAggaattaaaatgtattgttttgaACAAAAGTTCTGTAGAAGATCCAAAGGAACATACTTTTCAATATATAAAGAGGAGCATGAATACTGAAGGTACTGGTTCAGAACACAACAGCAGAACAAATGTTCTACTTTCAGACCACTGCCAGAGTTCCTCAGTGCGTGTGATGCACACTAAACCGTTTTTAGTTTCTATGAGTTGTGAATCTGCCCACATGGGAATACTTGAGGAGACGCTTCCAGAACTTTATAGTGCAGGTCTCAACATAAGTGCAAGCTCACAGTCTGATTTTGGTACAACAGACAGCACATACGTAACAGGTGGTTCAGAAAAtcatggaaatgctgaaaaaccGAAGCTAGATCCACAGTCCGTGTTCAGCATCTATGAAGTGCTGGAAGAGACTCCATCTGGAAGTGAAGAGAAGCTGCACCAAACACATGATGGAGGTGAAACTGTAATTCttgcaacagaaaacagatatGGATCGTGTGGCTCTCTAAACCACTTTTGTTTGGATGAAGAATTTACCAAGACTCCATCACCAGAAtctcttaatgaaaaaaaaaattctctgtcATCTTTACTGGTATCCTGTCAACGTCTGGAGGAAATGGCATCAATGGTACACAAAATCCCATCAGACGTAATACGTAGATGGAAGG ATGTTTGTGACTCTGTTGCTGAAAGACGTTCTGAGAAGGATGGCGGGGCATTGGGAACTACGATAGATGAGTCAGCAGCACCACCAACATG CCACCCAGGGATCCCTTCAGTGCCTTTGGAGTTGTCAGAAGCATCTGAAAACAGAGACCTGTTAATTGGAAAG AAGTTGCATACTGAAACTttgaaggggaaggaagagccTGTGCCTCCAGAGATCTTAAAAGGTGAAAGGGATGAATCTGCCATTTCAGAAACATGGCAGAATGCAGATGATCACGTTATCCAGAGAGAATCTCCTGTCAAAAAAGAAGACCCTCTTAAGAAATTCACAGAAGAACTGGCAGAAGCG GTTGCAAAAGCAGTGGTATCTGAGTCGCCTCAGGGTGGTGAAGAAAAAGGAACGGCAATGGAAGATCTCGTTAGCCTACTGGCACAGAACCCATTTTtaacaaggaaagaaattcCCCGAACTCCAGAAAATCTAT TTAATGAAATTAGAAGCTCATGGAGAGAAGCTACTGAGACTGAGGGCTCATCAGACGTAGAGCTGGCCGAAACTGAAGTAATGATAGAAGTGCCAGTGGATGCTAGACTTGCAATGCAGAAGGCAACAGACTCTAGATTTGTGTGCTCTGTCCCTGCATCTCCTGAACCTGACTTCGATCCTCCCTTGTCAGAAAGCAAGTCCCCATTAAGTTCTATGGAATGTAGACCTTACGAGCAGGTGAGCGGAGATCACATTGAATCTCCAGTTTCAGAAACATCGGGAATGCAAGAGAGTGGTGAGAGAACTGAAGCACAggaattaaaatgtattgttttgaACAAAAGTTCTGTAGAAGATCCAAAGGAACATACTTTTCAATATATAAAGAGGAGCATGAATACTGAAGGTACTGGTTCAGAACACAACAGCAGAACAAATGTTCTACTTTCAGACCACTGCCAGAGTTCCTCAGTGCGTGTGATGCACACTAAACCGTTTTTAGTTTCTATGAGTTGTGAATCTGCCCACATGGGAATACTTGAGGAGACGCTTCCAGAACTTTATAGTGCAGGTCTCAACATAAGTGCAAGCTCACAGTCTGATTTTGGTACAACAGACAGCACATACGTAACAGGTGGTTCAGAAAAtcatggaaatgctgaaaaaccGAAGCTAGATCCACAGTCCGTGTTCAGCATCTATGAAGTGCTGGAAGAGACTCCATCTGGAAGTGAAGAGAAGCTGCACCAAACACATGATGGAGGTGAAACTGTAATTCttgcaacagaaaacagatatGGATCGTGTGGCTCTCTAAACCACTTTTGTTTGGATGAAGAATTTACCAAGACTCCATCACCAGAAtctcttaatgaaaaaaaaaattctctgtcATCTTTACTGGTATCCTGTCAACGTCTGGAGGAAATGGCATCAATGGTACACAAAATCCCATCAGACGTAATACGTAGATGGAAGG ATGTTTGTGACTCTGTTGCTGAAAGACGTTCTGAGAAGGATGGCGGGGCATTGGGAACTACGATAGATGAGTCAGCAGCACCACCAACATG CCACCCAGGGATCCCTTCAGTGCCTTTGGAGTTGTCAGAAGCATCTGAAAACAGAGACCTGTTAATTGGAAAG AAGTTGCATACTGAAACTttgaaggggaaggaagagccTGTGCCTCCAAAGATCTTAAAAGGTGAAAGGGATGAATCTGCCATTTCAGAAACATGGCAGAATGCAGATGATCACGTTATCCAGAGAGAATCTCCTGTCAAAAAAGAAGACCCTCTTAAGAAATTCACAGAAGAACTGGCAGAAGCG ataaagaGCAGTTGA
- the HAUS6 gene encoding HAUS augmin-like complex subunit 6 isoform X11, producing the protein MYMADVRHRVAYNKLLTVFQREDFVLQEYEEKAQILIKERKRIESEYAVLKTQFCKTEQHDQNKTDRTEKIKKVRSMWTLVIEMLASLKKEKEEVDSVLDVLKDCAGQCVLDGANVFSVPRLLCDRVKSDGYQHCTGNIYEAENLNFLTVIKLLNEAQRALRDEHCQCDLSQLLQFTENSIMLCNGLLQNLKANRVKIEQQDLLSTRGSISRKQEDWKVTWENFLGQCPFNLILDQRPVLGLLRALPPCSDVAEEEDEDIDFSPHLFSVSDVCDSVAERRSEKDGGALGTTIDESAAPPTCHPGIPSVPLELSEASENRDLLIGKKLHTETLKGKEEPVPPEILKGERDESAISETWQNADDHVIQRESPVKKEDPLKKFTEELAEAELPFSNILQVAKAVVSESPQGGEEKGTAMEDLVSLLAQNPFLTRKEIPRTPENLFNEIRSSWREATETEGSSDVELAETEVMIEVPVDARLAMQKATDSRFVCSVPASPEPDFDPPLSESKSPLSSMECRPYEQVSGDHIESPVSETSGMQESGERTEAQELKCIVLNKSSVEDPKEHTFQYIKRSMNTEGTGSEHNSRTNVLLSDHCQSSSVRVMHTKPFLVSMSCESAHMGILEETLPELYSAGLNISASSQSDFGTTDSTYVTGGSENHGNAEKPKLDPQSVFSIYEVLEETPSGSEEKLHQTHDGGETVILATENRYGSCGSLNHFCLDEEFTKTPSPESLNEKKNSLSSLLVSCQRLEEMASMVHKIPSDVIRRWKDVCDSVAERRSEKDGGALGTTIDESAAPPTCHPGIPSVPLELSEASENRDLLIGKKLHTETLKGKEEPVPPEILKGERDESAISETWQNADDHVIQRESPVKKEDPLKKFTEELAEAELPFSNILQVAKAVVSESPQGGEEKGTAMEDLVSLLAQNPFLTRKEIPRTPENLFNEIRSSWREATETEGSSDVELAETEVMIEVPVDARLAMQKATDSRFVCSVPASPEPDFDPPLSESKSPLSSMECRPYEQVSGDHIESPVSETSGMQESGERTEAQELKCIVLNKSSVEDPKEHTFQYIKRSMNTEGTGSEHNSRTNVLLSDHCQSSSVRVMHTKPFLVSMSCESAHMGILEETLPELYSAGLNISASSQSDFGTTDSTYVTGGSENHGNAEKPKLDPQSVFSIYEVLEETPSGSEEKLHQTHDGGETVILATENRYGSCGSLNHFCLDEEFTKTPSPESLNEKKNSLSSLLVSCQRLEEMASMVHKIPSDVIRRWKDVCDSVAERRSEKDGGALGTTIDESAAPPTCHPGIPSVPLELSEASENRDLLIGKKLHTETLKGKEEPVPPKILKGERDESAISETWQNADDHVIQRESPVKKEDPLKKFTEELAEAIKSS; encoded by the exons ATGTACATGGCAGATGTAAGACACAGAGTTGCATACAATAAACTTCTGACAGTTTTTCAAAGGGAAGATTTTGTTCTTCAGGAATATGAGGAGAAAGCACA aattttaattaaagaaagaaagcgGATAGAGTCTGAATATGCAGTCCTGAAGACGCAGTTTTGCAA GACAGAACAACAtgaccaaaacaaaactgatagaactgagaaaataaagaag GTCCGCAGTATGTGGACACTTGTAATAGAAATGCTTGCAtctctgaaaaaagaaaaggaagaagtggaTTCTGTACTTGATGTACTTAAAGATTGTGCTGGTCAGTGCGTTTTAGATGGAGCTAATGTTTTCAGTGTTCCCAGGCTGTTGTGTGACAGAGTCAAGAGTGATGGATACCAA CATTGCACAGGAAATATATATGAAGCTGAAAACCTGAATTTCTTAACAGTCATTAAGTTATTAAATGAAGCCCAGAGGGCACTGAGAGATGAACATTGTCAGTGTGATTTAAGTCAGCTGCTTCAGTTCACTGAGAACAGTATTATGCTCTGCAATGGACTACTACAGAATTTGAAAGCGAACAG GGTGAAAATAGAGCAACAGGATCTTTTGTCAACAAGAGGATCTATTTCTAGAAAACAGGAGGACTGGAAAGTGACGTGGGAAAACTTTCTTGGCCAGTGtccttttaatttaatcttAGATCAGCGTCCT gtaCTTGGTTTATTAAGAGCTTTGCCACCTTGTTCTGATGTTGCAGAAGAAGAAGATGAGGATATCGACTTTAGTCcacatctgttttcagtttcag ATGTTTGTGACTCTGTTGCTGAAAGACGTTCTGAGAAGGATGGCGGGGCATTGGGAACTACGATAGATGAGTCAGCAGCACCACCAACATG CCACCCAGGGATCCCTTCAGTGCCTTTGGAGTTGTCAGAAGCATCTGAAAACAGAGACCTGTTAATTGGAAAG AAGTTGCATACTGAAACTttgaaggggaaggaagagccTGTGCCTCCAGAGATCTTAAAAGGTGAAAGGGATGAATCTGCCATTTCAGAAACATGGCAGAATGCAGATGATCACGTTATCCAGAGAGAATCTCCTGTCAAAAAAGAAGACCCTCTTAAGAAATTCACAGAAGAACTGGCAGAAGCG gAGTTGCCCTTCTCTAACATCCTGCAGGTTGCAAAAGCAGTGGTATCTGAGTCGCCTCAGGGTGGTGAAGAAAAAGGAACGGCAATGGAAGATCTCGTTAGCCTACTGGCACAGAACCCATTTTtaacaaggaaagaaattcCCCGAACTCCAGAAAATCTAT TTAATGAAATTAGAAGCTCATGGAGAGAAGCTACTGAGACTGAGGGCTCATCAGACGTAGAGCTGGCCGAAACTGAAGTAATGATAGAAGTGCCAGTGGATGCTAGACTTGCAATGCAGAAGGCAACAGACTCTAGATTTGTGTGCTCTGTCCCTGCATCTCCTGAACCTGACTTCGATCCTCCCTTGTCAGAAAGCAAGTCCCCATTAAGTTCTATGGAATGTAGACCTTACGAGCAGGTGAGCGGAGATCACATTGAATCTCCAGTTTCAGAAACATCGGGAATGCAAGAGAGTGGTGAGAGAACTGAAGCACAggaattaaaatgtattgttttgaACAAAAGTTCTGTAGAAGATCCAAAGGAACATACTTTTCAATATATAAAGAGGAGCATGAATACTGAAGGTACTGGTTCAGAACACAACAGCAGAACAAATGTTCTACTTTCAGACCACTGCCAGAGTTCCTCAGTGCGTGTGATGCACACTAAACCGTTTTTAGTTTCTATGAGTTGTGAATCTGCCCACATGGGAATACTTGAGGAGACGCTTCCAGAACTTTATAGTGCAGGTCTCAACATAAGTGCAAGCTCACAGTCTGATTTTGGTACAACAGACAGCACATACGTAACAGGTGGTTCAGAAAAtcatggaaatgctgaaaaaccGAAGCTAGATCCACAGTCCGTGTTCAGCATCTATGAAGTGCTGGAAGAGACTCCATCTGGAAGTGAAGAGAAGCTGCACCAAACACATGATGGAGGTGAAACTGTAATTCttgcaacagaaaacagatatGGATCGTGTGGCTCTCTAAACCACTTTTGTTTGGATGAAGAATTTACCAAGACTCCATCACCAGAAtctcttaatgaaaaaaaaaattctctgtcATCTTTACTGGTATCCTGTCAACGTCTGGAGGAAATGGCATCAATGGTACACAAAATCCCATCAGACGTAATACGTAGATGGAAGG ATGTTTGTGACTCTGTTGCTGAAAGACGTTCTGAGAAGGATGGCGGGGCATTGGGAACTACGATAGATGAGTCAGCAGCACCACCAACATG CCACCCAGGGATCCCTTCAGTGCCTTTGGAGTTGTCAGAAGCATCTGAAAACAGAGACCTGTTAATTGGAAAG AAGTTGCATACTGAAACTttgaaggggaaggaagagccTGTGCCTCCAGAGATCTTAAAAGGTGAAAGGGATGAATCTGCCATTTCAGAAACATGGCAGAATGCAGATGATCACGTTATCCAGAGAGAATCTCCTGTCAAAAAAGAAGACCCTCTTAAGAAATTCACAGAAGAACTGGCAGAAGCG gAGTTGCCCTTCTCTAACATCCTGCAGGTTGCAAAAGCAGTGGTATCTGAGTCGCCTCAGGGTGGTGAAGAAAAAGGAACGGCAATGGAAGATCTCGTTAGCCTACTGGCACAGAACCCATTTTtaacaaggaaagaaattcCCCGAACTCCAGAAAATCTAT TTAATGAAATTAGAAGCTCATGGAGAGAAGCTACTGAGACTGAGGGCTCATCAGACGTAGAGCTGGCCGAAACTGAAGTAATGATAGAAGTGCCAGTGGATGCTAGACTTGCAATGCAGAAGGCAACAGACTCTAGATTTGTGTGCTCTGTCCCTGCATCTCCTGAACCTGACTTCGATCCTCCCTTGTCAGAAAGCAAGTCCCCATTAAGTTCTATGGAATGTAGACCTTACGAGCAGGTGAGCGGAGATCACATTGAATCTCCAGTTTCAGAAACATCGGGAATGCAAGAGAGTGGTGAGAGAACTGAAGCACAggaattaaaatgtattgttttgaACAAAAGTTCTGTAGAAGATCCAAAGGAACATACTTTTCAATATATAAAGAGGAGCATGAATACTGAAGGTACTGGTTCAGAACACAACAGCAGAACAAATGTTCTACTTTCAGACCACTGCCAGAGTTCCTCAGTGCGTGTGATGCACACTAAACCGTTTTTAGTTTCTATGAGTTGTGAATCTGCCCACATGGGAATACTTGAGGAGACGCTTCCAGAACTTTATAGTGCAGGTCTCAACATAAGTGCAAGCTCACAGTCTGATTTTGGTACAACAGACAGCACATACGTAACAGGTGGTTCAGAAAAtcatggaaatgctgaaaaaccGAAGCTAGATCCACAGTCCGTGTTCAGCATCTATGAAGTGCTGGAAGAGACTCCATCTGGAAGTGAAGAGAAGCTGCACCAAACACATGATGGAGGTGAAACTGTAATTCttgcaacagaaaacagatatGGATCGTGTGGCTCTCTAAACCACTTTTGTTTGGATGAAGAATTTACCAAGACTCCATCACCAGAAtctcttaatgaaaaaaaaaattctctgtcATCTTTACTGGTATCCTGTCAACGTCTGGAGGAAATGGCATCAATGGTACACAAAATCCCATCAGACGTAATACGTAGATGGAAGG ATGTTTGTGACTCTGTTGCTGAAAGACGTTCTGAGAAGGATGGCGGGGCATTGGGAACTACGATAGATGAGTCAGCAGCACCACCAACATG CCACCCAGGGATCCCTTCAGTGCCTTTGGAGTTGTCAGAAGCATCTGAAAACAGAGACCTGTTAATTGGAAAG AAGTTGCATACTGAAACTttgaaggggaaggaagagccTGTGCCTCCAAAGATCTTAAAAGGTGAAAGGGATGAATCTGCCATTTCAGAAACATGGCAGAATGCAGATGATCACGTTATCCAGAGAGAATCTCCTGTCAAAAAAGAAGACCCTCTTAAGAAATTCACAGAAGAACTGGCAGAAGCG ataaagaGCAGTTGA